In the Sphingomonas sp. LM7 genome, one interval contains:
- a CDS encoding M13 family metallopeptidase, translated as MRLPLLATTFLAAPALLAGCTRGDTPPPEAVSAQTATVSQAAVGPVAPAIALRPQLGNYGFDEAGMDKSIAPGDDFYGFANGTWARTTPIPADKANFGAFNVIDDLSKQRTQEILEAAKADPNSKIGIAYATYLDTAAVDAKGLAPIQPWLNQIKGVKAKSGLAALYAQADRNGVRHLFGSYVGQDDKNPEVYALSLGQGGLGMPDRDYYLSKDAKLAEAKAAYEKHLANVLTLAGEPNAAARAKAIVAFETRIAQAHWTRVESRDANKTYNKMTVAELARKAPGFDFKGFFTGIGANVDSVIVAQPSAVTGIARQVRGTPLEVLKDQLLVRSLDGFADVLPSSFDKEQFAFFGTTLSGTPEQQVRWKRAVEFTTGAVSDEVSQAYVAKYFPPATKAAADELVKNVIAAMDRRIDQLDWMAPETKVKAHAKLAAFTPKIGYPDRWHDYANLQITAGDAFGNNVRANNWAHDDEISKLGSPIRRWEWGMTPMEVNAYANFGMVEIVFPAAILQPPFFDPNADPAVNYGGIGAVIGHELSHHFDDQGAKYNAEGRLTDWWTPADVAAFKTRTDALVAQYDQYEPLPGLKVKGALTLGENVADLAGLTVAYDAYKHSLGGQGAPVLDGMSGDQRFYLGWAQVWRRNYREANLRQRLLTDPHSPSQQRTWVVRNLDPWYSAFAPAPANKLFLTPEQRVRIW; from the coding sequence ATGCGTCTTCCGCTCCTCGCCACCACCTTCCTCGCAGCCCCTGCGCTGCTCGCCGGCTGCACCCGCGGCGATACCCCGCCGCCCGAAGCCGTCTCGGCGCAGACCGCCACTGTCTCGCAGGCGGCGGTCGGCCCCGTCGCCCCTGCCATCGCGCTGCGCCCGCAGCTGGGTAATTACGGCTTCGACGAGGCCGGCATGGACAAGTCGATTGCTCCGGGTGACGATTTCTACGGCTTCGCCAACGGCACTTGGGCGCGCACCACGCCGATCCCGGCCGACAAGGCGAACTTCGGCGCGTTCAATGTGATCGACGATCTGTCGAAGCAGCGCACCCAGGAAATCCTCGAAGCGGCGAAAGCCGATCCCAATTCGAAGATCGGCATCGCCTACGCTACCTATCTCGACACCGCGGCCGTTGACGCCAAGGGGCTCGCCCCGATCCAGCCCTGGCTCAACCAGATCAAGGGCGTGAAAGCCAAGTCGGGCCTTGCCGCGCTCTATGCCCAGGCCGACCGCAACGGCGTCCGCCATCTGTTCGGCAGCTATGTCGGCCAGGACGACAAGAACCCCGAAGTCTACGCCCTCAGCCTCGGCCAGGGCGGCCTCGGAATGCCCGATCGCGACTATTATCTGTCGAAGGACGCCAAGCTGGCCGAAGCCAAGGCTGCCTATGAGAAGCACCTCGCCAACGTCCTGACGCTCGCCGGCGAGCCCAATGCTGCCGCCCGCGCCAAGGCGATCGTCGCGTTCGAGACGCGCATCGCGCAGGCGCACTGGACGCGAGTCGAGAGCCGCGACGCCAACAAGACCTACAACAAGATGACCGTGGCCGAGTTGGCGCGGAAGGCGCCGGGCTTCGACTTCAAGGGCTTCTTCACCGGTATCGGCGCCAATGTCGACAGCGTGATCGTCGCCCAGCCCAGCGCGGTCACCGGCATCGCCCGCCAGGTCCGCGGCACCCCGCTCGAAGTCCTCAAGGACCAGCTGCTCGTCCGCAGCCTCGATGGTTTCGCCGATGTGCTGCCTTCGTCGTTCGACAAGGAGCAGTTCGCATTCTTCGGCACCACGCTGTCGGGCACGCCCGAGCAGCAGGTCCGCTGGAAGCGCGCCGTCGAGTTCACCACCGGCGCGGTTTCGGACGAAGTCAGCCAGGCCTATGTCGCGAAGTATTTCCCGCCCGCGACCAAGGCTGCTGCCGACGAACTGGTCAAGAATGTCATCGCGGCGATGGATCGCCGCATCGACCAGCTCGACTGGATGGCGCCCGAGACCAAGGTCAAGGCGCATGCCAAGCTTGCCGCCTTCACCCCCAAGATCGGCTATCCCGATCGCTGGCACGATTATGCGAACCTGCAGATCACTGCGGGCGACGCCTTCGGCAACAATGTCCGCGCCAACAACTGGGCGCATGACGACGAGATATCGAAGCTCGGCAGCCCGATCCGCCGCTGGGAATGGGGCATGACTCCGATGGAAGTGAATGCCTATGCCAATTTCGGCATGGTCGAGATCGTCTTCCCGGCCGCGATTCTGCAACCGCCCTTCTTCGATCCCAATGCCGATCCCGCGGTCAACTACGGTGGCATCGGCGCAGTGATCGGCCATGAGCTCAGCCACCATTTCGATGACCAGGGCGCCAAATATAATGCCGAGGGGCGGCTGACCGACTGGTGGACTCCCGCCGATGTCGCCGCGTTCAAGACGCGCACCGACGCGCTGGTGGCGCAATATGACCAATATGAGCCGCTGCCCGGGCTGAAGGTGAAGGGCGCGCTGACGCTCGGCGAGAATGTCGCCGATCTCGCCGGGCTCACCGTCGCATATGATGCCTATAAGCATTCGCTGGGCGGGCAGGGCGCGCCCGTGCTCGACGGCATGTCGGGCGACCAGCGCTTCTATCTCGGCTGGGCGCAGGTCTGGCGGCGCAATTATCGTGAGGCCAATCTGCGCCAGCGCCTGCTGACGGACCCGCATTCACCGTCGCAGCAGCGCACCTGGGTCGTGCGCAATCTCGATCCCTGGTACTCGGCCTTCGCCCCGGCGCCGGCCAACAAGCTGTTCCTGACTCCCGAGCAGCGCGTCCGCATCTGGTGA
- the smpB gene encoding SsrA-binding protein SmpB, which translates to MARPRPATFDKVKTVAENRRARYEYFIETVYEAGLALTGTEVKSLRFGEGSIAEAYAEVKENGVWLVNANIPEFSHGNRYNHEPKRPRKLLLHEREINKLHGAVAREGMTLVPLSIYFNGRGRAKVELALAKGKKTHDKRESIKERDWKREQGRILRDRG; encoded by the coding sequence ATGGCCCGTCCCCGTCCCGCTACCTTCGACAAAGTGAAGACCGTCGCCGAGAACCGGCGCGCGCGGTACGAGTATTTCATCGAGACGGTCTACGAGGCGGGGCTTGCTCTCACCGGCACCGAAGTGAAGTCGCTGCGCTTCGGCGAAGGCTCGATCGCCGAGGCCTATGCCGAGGTGAAGGAAAACGGGGTGTGGCTGGTCAATGCCAACATCCCCGAATTCAGCCACGGCAACCGCTATAATCACGAGCCCAAGCGGCCGCGTAAATTGCTCCTTCATGAGCGTGAAATAAACAAGCTTCACGGTGCCGTCGCGCGCGAAGGCATGACGCTCGTCCCGCTTTCCATCTATTTTAATGGAAGAGGGCGCGCAAAGGTCGAGCTGGCGCTCGCGAAGGGCAAGAAGACGCATGACAAGCGCGAGTCGATCAAGGAACGGGATTGGAAGCGGGAGCAAGGCCGCATCCTCCGCGACCGTGGCTGA
- a CDS encoding PQQ-dependent sugar dehydrogenase, which produces MSPNCRYLSSSVALATSLMLAACGGGDSSGGGVVTPTPTPAPTATNNAPVFNSATTGTVAENTTATFYTATGTDADGNTITYSIGGGTDSPLFRIDASGHLAFRAAPDFEAPGDANRDNVYQVTLVASDGVATTSLALQVTVTNATAGAYHARQLAATFTQPNNLVVKPGDATRVFVTEKTGAVRLLTLATGAAVPTPFLDLSAEVTTSLEAGLLGFAADPDYVANGYVYVALVTPANNLEVRRYRALPGTREIGNPASADVILSVPTPDNNFTGGWLGFGTDGNLYVTTGNGPEPGTDKTNLAGKVLRIDVRSDAYPADPLRDYAIPAGNPFATTGGRPEIWATGFRHPRRAAFDTFTNNLYVDDLGAPVSAFYEPEINMIRPQDAGSDFSPWRERLGSSGPLGAGLFYPIFRLGYGLTSPSPANELTLVAGPVYRGPIEPLQGMLVYGSRALKLLAARNAALFDQNVVDPNVYPQISLRTELSPAEWAFAFGEDANRNLYILQPDGKIFVVEPG; this is translated from the coding sequence ATGTCGCCCAATTGCCGGTACTTGTCTTCGAGCGTTGCGCTCGCGACGTCGCTGATGCTCGCGGCATGCGGCGGCGGTGACTCCTCGGGCGGCGGCGTGGTCACCCCCACGCCGACTCCGGCGCCCACGGCAACCAACAATGCGCCGGTGTTCAATTCGGCGACGACCGGGACGGTAGCGGAGAATACGACTGCGACCTTCTACACCGCGACCGGGACCGATGCTGACGGTAACACGATCACCTATTCGATAGGCGGGGGCACCGATTCACCGCTGTTCAGGATCGACGCCAGCGGCCATCTGGCCTTCCGCGCGGCACCGGATTTCGAAGCGCCGGGCGATGCCAATCGTGACAATGTCTATCAGGTTACATTAGTCGCATCGGACGGTGTCGCCACGACGTCACTCGCGCTCCAGGTCACGGTCACCAATGCTACTGCGGGCGCCTATCATGCGCGCCAGTTGGCAGCGACATTCACGCAACCGAACAACCTTGTCGTCAAGCCGGGCGATGCCACACGCGTGTTCGTAACCGAAAAGACCGGCGCCGTGCGGCTGCTCACCCTGGCGACGGGTGCGGCGGTGCCCACGCCTTTCCTCGATCTGAGCGCCGAAGTGACGACCAGCCTGGAAGCCGGGCTGCTCGGCTTCGCGGCCGATCCGGATTATGTGGCCAACGGATATGTCTATGTGGCGCTGGTCACGCCGGCGAACAATCTCGAGGTGCGCCGCTATCGCGCGCTGCCGGGCACGCGCGAGATCGGCAATCCCGCCTCGGCCGACGTGATCCTGTCTGTGCCGACGCCGGACAATAATTTCACTGGCGGCTGGCTGGGATTCGGCACCGACGGCAATCTCTACGTGACTACCGGCAACGGTCCCGAACCCGGAACGGACAAGACCAACCTTGCCGGCAAGGTGCTTCGCATCGACGTGCGCAGCGACGCCTATCCTGCGGATCCGCTCCGCGACTACGCCATTCCCGCCGGCAATCCCTTCGCGACGACGGGGGGAAGGCCCGAGATCTGGGCGACTGGGTTCCGCCATCCGCGCCGCGCGGCCTTCGATACCTTCACCAACAATCTCTACGTGGATGATCTGGGGGCCCCGGTCAGCGCATTCTACGAACCCGAAATCAACATGATCCGCCCGCAGGATGCCGGTAGCGACTTCTCGCCGTGGCGAGAGCGCCTAGGGAGTTCCGGGCCCCTGGGAGCAGGTCTGTTCTACCCGATCTTCCGGCTCGGCTATGGCCTGACCAGCCCCTCTCCGGCGAACGAGCTCACGCTGGTTGCCGGGCCGGTCTATCGCGGACCGATCGAGCCGCTTCAGGGGATGCTGGTCTATGGGTCGCGCGCTCTGAAGCTCCTTGCAGCGCGCAACGCGGCATTGTTCGATCAGAACGTCGTCGATCCCAACGTCTATCCGCAGATCAGCCTCCGCACCGAGCTGTCGCCTGCCGAATGGGCTTTTGCGTTCGGCGAGGATGCCAACCGGAACCTCTACATTCTCCAGCCGGACGGAAAGATCTTCGTCGTCGAGCCCGGCTGA
- a CDS encoding TonB-dependent receptor, whose product MKTVFARRALRSGAAVVALLYAGAAFAQDTDVASDTQAEAGDIVVTAQRREERLVDVPVSVAVLQGDSLRDFQAAGDDTLALAGRVPGLYAETTTGRIFPRYYIRGLGNIDFYLGASQPVSIIQDDVVLEHVVLKSNPVYDLDRVEVLRGPQGSLFGRNTTAGIVKFDTIRPSDTFQGRAAMSVGEYGSSNIDAGFGGPIVDDVLSFRVSGLYQHRDDWVDNTYTGPSFDGTRGSFNAMGGFDDRNLRLQLRFTPTDRLTFDLSGHGRWYKGTSTLFHRGALVKGSNSVENEPRDRVSYDEAMDNPQAYDTYGTSLRASYDLGGAVLTSISAWETTKGFSRGDTDGGAAPLFAGAPFYGQSQGNVRDLDQFSQELRLASPGTGRFNWQFGGYYFDSRDITDFYQRRVFLTAPFDPANANSNNPNNWVRLHNVNTSWAAFGQLSYEIVPNLTLTGGARITNDSKSTRLLKTADTGTGAVTYTGRRFVELEDTKESWDVSALYKLSDDVSVYARVASGFRGPTIQGRSAVFNSDFTTADSETILSWEAGVKGTLLDNRVRFGLSGFYYTVDDIQLNANDVNGNGVLLNADKAKAYGVEAELDLHPVENFALSLGGSWLHTEIDDQAALAQVCVLGGIVVCTVNDPTVVIPGRGTFARIDGNRLPNAPEYNLNVAARYDIPVADEGKFFVSTDWNLQGFTSFVLYDTKEFTSNGNFEGGLKIGYEGNGGEWEIAAFARNITNQKNLKGVIENYMAAVFNDPRIIGVSFSTRMR is encoded by the coding sequence ATGAAAACCGTATTTGCCCGCCGCGCCCTTCGTTCGGGGGCGGCCGTCGTCGCGCTTCTCTATGCCGGCGCCGCTTTCGCGCAAGACACCGACGTCGCCAGCGACACCCAGGCCGAAGCCGGCGACATCGTCGTCACCGCGCAGCGCCGCGAGGAGCGGCTGGTCGACGTGCCGGTGTCGGTCGCGGTGCTCCAGGGCGACTCGCTGCGCGATTTCCAGGCCGCAGGCGACGATACGCTCGCGCTCGCTGGCCGCGTCCCCGGCCTCTATGCCGAGACCACCACGGGCCGCATCTTCCCGCGCTATTACATCCGCGGCCTCGGCAATATCGACTTCTATCTCGGCGCCTCGCAGCCCGTGTCGATCATCCAGGACGACGTCGTGCTCGAGCATGTCGTGCTCAAGTCGAACCCGGTCTATGATCTCGACCGCGTTGAAGTGCTGCGCGGCCCGCAGGGCTCGCTGTTTGGCCGCAACACCACCGCCGGCATCGTCAAGTTCGACACGATCCGCCCGAGCGACACCTTCCAGGGCCGCGCCGCGATGTCGGTCGGCGAATATGGCAGCTCCAACATCGATGCCGGCTTCGGCGGCCCGATCGTCGACGACGTCCTGTCGTTCCGCGTTTCCGGCCTCTACCAGCACCGCGACGACTGGGTCGACAACACCTATACCGGCCCGAGCTTCGACGGCACCCGCGGCAGCTTCAACGCGATGGGCGGCTTCGACGATCGCAACCTACGCCTGCAGCTCCGCTTCACCCCCACCGACCGGCTGACATTCGACCTTTCCGGCCATGGCCGCTGGTACAAGGGCACCTCGACCCTCTTCCACCGCGGCGCACTGGTGAAGGGCTCGAACAGCGTTGAGAACGAGCCGCGTGATCGCGTTTCGTATGACGAGGCGATGGACAATCCGCAGGCCTATGACACCTACGGGACGTCGCTGCGCGCCAGCTACGATCTGGGCGGCGCGGTGCTGACTTCGATCTCGGCATGGGAAACCACCAAGGGCTTCAGCCGCGGCGACACCGATGGCGGCGCTGCGCCGCTGTTCGCCGGTGCGCCCTTCTATGGCCAGTCGCAGGGCAATGTCCGCGATCTCGACCAGTTTAGCCAGGAGCTGCGCCTCGCCAGCCCGGGCACCGGCCGGTTCAATTGGCAGTTCGGCGGCTATTATTTCGACTCGCGCGACATCACCGATTTCTACCAGCGCCGCGTCTTCCTCACTGCGCCGTTCGATCCCGCCAACGCCAACAGCAACAACCCCAATAACTGGGTGCGGCTGCACAACGTCAACACGTCGTGGGCGGCGTTCGGGCAGCTGAGCTATGAAATCGTCCCGAACCTGACGCTCACCGGCGGTGCGCGCATCACCAACGACAGCAAGTCGACCCGCCTGCTCAAGACCGCCGACACCGGCACCGGCGCAGTGACCTATACCGGCCGCCGCTTCGTCGAGCTCGAGGACACCAAGGAGAGCTGGGACGTAAGCGCGCTCTACAAGCTCAGCGACGATGTCAGCGTCTATGCCCGCGTCGCCAGCGGCTTCCGCGGCCCGACGATCCAGGGCCGCTCGGCAGTGTTCAACTCGGACTTCACCACTGCGGATTCGGAGACGATCCTGTCGTGGGAGGCTGGCGTGAAGGGCACCTTGCTCGACAATCGCGTCCGTTTCGGGCTGAGCGGGTTCTACTACACCGTCGACGACATCCAGCTGAACGCCAATGACGTGAACGGCAACGGCGTGCTGCTCAACGCCGACAAGGCCAAGGCATATGGCGTCGAGGCCGAGCTCGACCTGCACCCTGTCGAGAATTTCGCGCTCTCGCTCGGCGGCAGCTGGCTCCACACCGAGATCGACGATCAGGCTGCCCTGGCGCAGGTCTGTGTACTCGGCGGTATCGTCGTTTGCACCGTCAACGATCCCACCGTGGTGATCCCCGGCCGCGGCACCTTCGCCCGGATCGATGGCAATCGCCTGCCCAATGCGCCCGAGTACAACCTCAACGTCGCCGCGCGCTACGACATTCCCGTTGCGGACGAAGGCAAGTTCTTCGTCTCGACCGACTGGAACCTCCAGGGCTTCACCAGCTTCGTGCTGTACGATACCAAGGAGTTCACTTCGAACGGCAATTTCGAAGGCGGTCTGAAGATCGGCTATGAAGGCAATGGTGGCGAGTGGGAAATTGCGGCGTTCGCCCGCAACATCACCAACCAGAAGAACCTCAAGGGCGTGATCGAGAACTATATGGCCGCAGTGTTCAACGACCCGCGCATTATCGGCGTCTCGTTCAGCACCCGCATGCGCTGA
- a CDS encoding response regulator, translated as MPNLRRVLIVEDEPLIAMMLEDFLDALDREVAGTADDVVGALAVIEQGGVNAAILDVNLRAGEQSWPIAARLAELGIPFILATGGAGDSIAEPWRDRPILSKPFTMDAVEKALNGLES; from the coding sequence ATGCCAAACCTTCGCCGTGTCCTCATCGTCGAGGACGAACCCTTGATCGCGATGATGCTTGAGGATTTTCTCGATGCCCTCGACCGGGAGGTCGCCGGCACCGCCGATGATGTCGTCGGGGCGCTCGCGGTGATCGAGCAGGGCGGCGTCAATGCCGCGATCCTGGATGTGAACCTGCGCGCCGGCGAGCAGAGCTGGCCGATTGCCGCTAGGCTCGCGGAACTCGGCATTCCCTTCATCCTCGCTACCGGCGGGGCAGGGGATTCGATCGCCGAACCGTGGCGCGACCGCCCGATCTTGTCCAAGCCCTTCACGATGGACGCAGTCGAGAAGGCGTTGAACGGACTCGAATCCTAG
- a CDS encoding DUF2062 domain-containing protein: MADRGLGARFTAWVDRNLPTRESFESNRWLRPIAHRILHSSLWRMTRRSVPRGVALGMFTGILIPMGQIPASAVLALPLRANVPAAALTTFFTNPLTTPFLFILYYKVGGWVLHLSGTSPAEARTAVADTGWLQWFAADVGLPTAVGMAICAVIGGILGYFVAALGWRMWITRKWRKRSTERAERQIDVAL; this comes from the coding sequence GTGGCTGATCGCGGGCTGGGCGCCCGTTTCACTGCCTGGGTCGACCGTAACCTGCCGACCCGCGAGAGCTTCGAATCGAACCGCTGGCTGCGCCCGATCGCGCACCGCATCCTGCACTCCTCGCTGTGGCGGATGACGCGGCGTTCGGTGCCGCGCGGCGTGGCGCTCGGCATGTTCACCGGCATCCTGATCCCGATGGGACAGATCCCGGCGTCGGCCGTGCTCGCGCTGCCGCTACGTGCCAACGTCCCGGCGGCGGCGCTGACGACTTTCTTCACCAATCCGCTCACCACGCCGTTCCTGTTCATCCTGTACTACAAGGTCGGCGGCTGGGTGCTGCACCTCAGCGGCACCAGCCCGGCGGAGGCGAGGACTGCCGTTGCAGACACCGGCTGGCTGCAATGGTTCGCCGCGGATGTCGGGCTTCCCACGGCGGTCGGCATGGCAATCTGCGCCGTGATCGGCGGAATCCTGGGCTATTTCGTCGCGGCGCTCGGCTGGCGGATGTGGATCACGCGAAAGTGGCGCAAGCGCTCAACCGAGCGTGCAGAACGGCAGATTGACGTGGCGTTATAG
- a CDS encoding response regulator yields the protein MATLPNPAPTRRLMPLLAATTAGLIAGALILLALNDRAVAVGFVAAGVLAAGVLLGARRLLHSEETVETETDWSVAQALAAASDHALAVTDRAGRLVCANARYETLFAGWPTPPSLPVSDTAIADLGVAARAAWRDGEARVENIQVFGAPVSARVARVGDESLVWRFVGVQALDLAAKVEGLIHGHTGDRLAGAGIMAVMVTPEGRVRSANRVFKMRAMGSPDAPVEGRDFTRFLITDSAGLVHFEREGLDGTPLRVLQIPFLDGEEAPMLVALLDEENLNLPSPAIGASASAHVRSLIAMLPSGLALVDRDGRFVSMNDAFVRAARINAAAPPLYPIDLVVREDKAALADAVRRFAGGAAQSAEMTVRFTDAPEEPVALTIAGARGLGDAAVLISLKDSGEEGKLKRQIAQATKMQAVGQLAGGVAHDFNNILTAIIGHCDLMLMRHSPGDSDYDDIQQIRANSNRAASLTRQLLAFSRQQTLRPQVLQLPDVISEVSNLLKRLLGETVSLEVKHGRNLGPVRADPGQLEQVVVNLAVNARDAMLTANPNGGGTLTIATACVAAAEVRQMDDDVLPVGDYTALRITDTGTGIPPDILGKIWEPFFTTKEVGKGTGLGLSTVYGIIKQSGGFIFADNNPGGGAEFTIYLPVHSAPEAVVAKTPVKPKQIDLWGSGTILLVEDEDMVRAVAERALTRQGYTVVTAENGEVALETLETMDKPDLLISDVVMPLMDGPTMARQIRARYPDLPILFMSGYAEEQLRNSIDIDNVAFLPKPFSVQQLAEATRDVLAAK from the coding sequence ATGGCGACCTTGCCCAATCCCGCCCCGACGCGCCGGCTGATGCCGCTGCTCGCGGCGACGACTGCCGGGTTGATCGCGGGGGCACTGATCCTGCTCGCGCTCAACGATCGTGCAGTGGCGGTGGGCTTCGTCGCGGCGGGCGTGCTTGCCGCGGGCGTACTGCTCGGCGCTCGGCGATTGCTCCATAGCGAGGAGACCGTCGAAACCGAGACCGATTGGTCCGTCGCCCAGGCACTCGCCGCGGCTTCCGATCATGCGCTCGCCGTCACAGATCGCGCCGGCCGGCTGGTCTGTGCCAATGCCCGCTACGAGACCCTGTTCGCCGGCTGGCCGACTCCGCCCAGCCTGCCGGTCAGCGACACTGCCATCGCCGATCTTGGCGTCGCCGCCCGTGCCGCATGGCGCGACGGCGAGGCGCGGGTAGAGAATATCCAGGTCTTCGGCGCCCCGGTTTCGGCACGCGTCGCGCGCGTCGGTGACGAGTCGCTGGTATGGCGCTTCGTCGGCGTCCAGGCGCTCGATCTCGCCGCCAAGGTCGAAGGGCTGATCCACGGCCATACCGGCGATCGCCTTGCCGGTGCCGGGATCATGGCGGTGATGGTCACCCCGGAGGGCCGCGTACGATCGGCCAACCGGGTGTTCAAGATGCGCGCGATGGGATCGCCCGACGCGCCCGTCGAGGGGCGCGATTTTACGCGCTTCCTGATCACCGACTCGGCCGGACTCGTCCATTTCGAGCGCGAGGGGCTCGATGGTACGCCGCTGCGCGTCCTGCAGATCCCGTTCCTCGATGGCGAGGAGGCGCCGATGCTCGTCGCGCTACTCGACGAGGAGAATCTCAACCTGCCGTCGCCGGCGATCGGCGCGAGCGCCTCGGCGCACGTGCGCTCGCTGATCGCGATGCTGCCCTCGGGACTGGCACTGGTCGATCGCGACGGGCGGTTCGTGAGCATGAACGATGCGTTCGTCCGCGCCGCGCGGATCAACGCCGCCGCCCCGCCGCTCTATCCGATCGATCTCGTCGTGCGCGAGGACAAGGCTGCGCTCGCCGATGCCGTCCGCCGCTTCGCCGGGGGCGCCGCGCAATCTGCCGAGATGACCGTGCGCTTCACCGACGCGCCCGAGGAGCCGGTCGCGCTCACTATCGCTGGCGCGCGCGGTCTGGGCGACGCCGCGGTGCTGATTAGCCTCAAGGATTCGGGCGAGGAGGGCAAGCTCAAGCGACAGATCGCCCAGGCCACCAAGATGCAGGCAGTCGGTCAGCTCGCCGGCGGCGTCGCACATGATTTCAACAACATCCTGACCGCAATCATCGGCCATTGCGACCTGATGCTGATGCGTCATTCGCCTGGCGACAGCGATTATGACGACATCCAGCAGATCCGCGCAAACTCGAACCGCGCCGCGTCGCTGACGCGCCAGTTGCTCGCCTTTTCGCGTCAGCAGACGCTGCGCCCGCAGGTGCTTCAACTCCCTGACGTCATCTCCGAGGTCTCGAACCTGCTCAAGCGCCTGCTCGGCGAGACGGTGAGCCTCGAGGTCAAGCATGGGCGCAATCTGGGACCGGTCCGCGCCGATCCGGGCCAGCTCGAGCAGGTGGTCGTCAACCTCGCGGTCAACGCCCGCGATGCAATGCTCACCGCCAACCCCAATGGCGGCGGCACGCTGACCATCGCGACCGCCTGCGTCGCCGCGGCCGAAGTGCGCCAGATGGACGACGATGTCCTTCCCGTCGGCGACTATACCGCGCTGCGCATCACCGATACCGGCACAGGAATTCCGCCCGATATCCTGGGCAAGATCTGGGAACCGTTCTTCACCACCAAGGAAGTGGGGAAGGGGACCGGGCTCGGCCTCTCGACTGTCTACGGCATCATCAAGCAATCGGGCGGGTTCATCTTCGCCGACAACAATCCCGGCGGCGGCGCCGAGTTCACCATCTATCTGCCGGTGCACAGCGCGCCCGAGGCCGTGGTCGCCAAGACGCCGGTCAAGCCCAAGCAGATCGACCTCTGGGGTTCGGGGACGATCCTGCTCGTGGAGGACGAGGACATGGTCCGCGCCGTCGCCGAGCGCGCGCTGACTCGCCAAGGCTACACCGTTGTCACCGCCGAGAATGGCGAAGTCGCACTCGAAACGCTCGAGACGATGGACAAGCCTGACCTGCTGATCAGCGACGTGGTCATGCCCTTGATGGACGGCCCGACGATGGCGCGCCAGATCCGCGCGCGCTATCCGGACCTGCCGATCCTGTTCATGTCCGGCTATGCCGAAGAGCAGCTGCGAAATTCGATCGACATCGATAATGTCGCCTTCCTGCCCAAACCCTTTTCGGTTCAACAGCTTGCCGAAGCTACCCGCGACGTTCTCGCTGCGAAATAA